From Malaciobacter mytili LMG 24559:
TTTTGCAGGTGGATTATACTCACTTCTTCCATTACCTCCACACTCTAATTGAAGTGCATATGTATAATGCTTAAACTTCTTTTTTAGTTCACCAATAGTAAATTTTGTAGGATTTTTACAAGATTCACCACTAATTTCTAAAGTCCAAGTATTAACATCAATATCTTCCATTTTAGGAGGTATTCCATTATTTCTTACAAACATATATTTAGCAGGAGTAAACTCATCATTTAATAAATGAGGAGGAGTCTCTGCATTTACTGGTCTATCATTTAAATATATAAGTCCACTTTTACCTGGAAGTTTAAAAGGTTGGTCACTATTTGCAAGTGCTGCTGGGATTAAACCTGAGGGCATCTTATCTGCAAATGGTATATTTGAACCAATTACTGCTGCCATAGCCATTAATGAACTTTTCTTTAAAAAACCTCTTCTTGAACTATCTGTCTCTCTACCAAATAACTCTAAATCAGCTTTTTCAGGATCATTAAAATAAGCTTCATGAATTCCAATCTCGTTATCTTGTTTAGCCATCTTTTCATCCTTAATTTAGGTTTCTTTATATAAATAAAGTGAAACAATTATTACACTTTTCTTGATTTATGTCAAGATTATGTTATTAGTTTAAAAGAAAAAATCTTTTTTATTTACTTATTACTCATATTCATTAAATTAGTAAAAAAAACTCTATTTAAAGTATATATTTGTTAAGTTTTTGCTAAGATTTTGCATTAATATTGGAGTATTTATTATGAGAAATTTTATAAGTTATAAGCAATCATTGGAAATTTTAGAAAAAATTGTTATTAAAACCCCACCTATTAAAAAAATGTTTCTAACTAACGCTTTAGGTTATGTTATTGCACAAGATATTATTGCAGATCACAATAGTCCAGAGTTTCCCACATCAGCAATGGATGGATATGCAATAAAAGCTGAAGATATAAAAAAAGAAGCTTTAAAAATAATTGATAAAAATCCTGCAGGAAGTGTAGTTGAATCAGTAGTTGAGCATGGAGTATGTATTAAAACTTTTACAGGTTCATTAATGCCTAAAGGTTCTAATACTTTAATCCCTATTGAAAATGTTGAAGTTCATGAAGATAAAATTAAAATTATAAAAGAAGTTTCAGCAGGTTTTGCAGTTAGAGAAATAGGAGAAAACTATAAAAAGGGCGAAGTTTTAATTAAAAAAGGAACTATCGTAGGTTTTGCTGAAATTGGTGTTTTAGCTTCTTTAAATATTGTTCAAGTACCTGTATTTGAAAATCCAACTATTGCCATTGCAAGTACAGGTAGTGAAATTTTAGATTTAGGAGAAGAGCAAACAAATGAAGCTCAAATTAGAAGTTCAAATCATCTAACAATAGAAGCCTTATGTAAAAAAGCTGGTGCAAATACTTTACAAATGGGAATAGTAAAAGATGATATTGACTCAATTACTAATCTTTTAGAAAGTTCACTTTTAAAAGCTGATATAGTTGTAACTACAGGTGGAGTTAGTGTTGGAGATTATGATTTTGTACAAGATGTAATAAAAGATAAATTAAAAGCAGAAGTATTATTTCACGGTGTTACTATAAAACCTGGTATGCACATATTAGCTGCTTTAAAAGATGGAAAATTAATTATTGCCCTACCTGGCTTTGCATATTCTTCAACAGTTTGTGCAATTTTATATATTCTTCCTATGATTTATAAATTAAAGCAAGCAAATGAAAAACTACCAATAGTAAAAGCAAAAATCTTACAAGATTTTCCAAGAAGAATGCCAAAAACAATCTTTACAGCTTGTAATGTTGAATATAAAGAGGGAATTTATCAAATAAATTTTGAGGGAAAGAAAAAAGGAACAAGTGCTATTTTAACAAATATGTTAGAAAATCCTGCCTTACTTATTCAAGATGAAGATAGTGAAGATATAAAAGCTGGAGATATGGTAGATATACTACTATTAAATCAACTTAAATGAAAAAACTTCAAGCATATAAAGTCTATATATTATTAGCACTTTGTGTGCTTTTTTGGTCAGGTAATTTTGTACTTGGTCGTTTTATTAAAGATGATATTCAACCTTTAGAATTAGCTTTTTTTAGATGGTGTTTTACTTTTATTTTATTATTACCTCTAACTATTAAATATATAAATATAAAAAAGTGTTTTTTTAGTATAAAAAACAACTTTAAAATATTATCAATTTTGGCAATATTGGGAATTACTTTATTTAATACTATTGTTTATTTAGCTTTAAAAACTACACAAGCTACAAATGCTTTATTGATAAACTCTATTATTCCTTTACTAATTCTTATTTTAGCTCACTTTATACTAAAAAGCTATATTTCAAAAATGCAAATATTAGGAATTTTCGTTTCTACTTTTGGTGTTATTTTTTTAGTTTTAAAGGGAGATTTTTCAACACATATACAGTTTCATCAAGGAGATTTTTGGATAATATTTAGTTCTATTACTTGGGCTTCATACTCTATTTTTGTAAAGTTTAAACCAAAAGATTTAAATCATGTTGAATTATTTATTTCATTGGTATTTTTGGGACTACTTTACCTTACACCTTTATATTTTTTTCAAGGATATGAAATACAAAGGGAAATATATATTTTAAAACAATATTGGCCTTTTTTTCTATATGTATCTTTTTTTGCTTCTATATTATCTTTTTATTTTTGGAATTTTGCAATTGAGCAAATAGGTGCAGAAAGAACAGGACAATTTACCCATCTTATGCCTGTATTTGGTGCAATTTTAGCTTATATATTTTTAGGAGAGACTTTAGAGTTTTATCATATTTTTGGAGCTATTTTTATAGCAATAGGTATTTACCTATCGCTATTTTTATCAAAAAAAATTTAAATTTCAAGTAAATTAGTAGTATTTATTTGTTTATTTGGCTTTACTCCTAAGTCAAGAAATTCTTGACTTCGGTTTAAAAGATTTCCTTTTCCTGTTGAAAGCTTATTTAAAGCACTTTCATAAGCTTTTGAAGTTCTATTTATATGAACTCCTATTTCTTCAATATCTTTTACAAACAATGCAAACTTATCATATAAAGCAGCAGCTTTTTTAGAAATAAGTTCTGCATTTTGGTTTTGATACTCCAATTTCCAAATATTTTCAATTGTTCGTAAACTAACATATAAAGTAGAAGGAGAAACAAGCATAATATTATTTTCAAAAGCTAATTTAAATAAAGAATTATCTTTTGAAATAGCTAACAAAAAAGCAGCTTCAATAGGAATAAACATTAAAACAAAATCTAAAGTTCTTACTTCTTTAATCTCTTCATATTTTTTAGAACTTAAACCTTTAATATGCGTTTTTAAAGATAAAATAAGCTCTTTTATAGCTTTTTCTTTATCTTCAGTAGTTTGACTATTTGTATAGTTTAAATATGCGTTTAAAGAGACTTTTGAGTCAATTACAATATCTTTATTTAAAGGTAAATGTACAATTACATCAGGTCTTAATCTTTTTCCATCATTGTTATTAAAAGAACTTTGAGTTGTATATTCTACTCCTTGCCTTAAACCACTTTGTTCTAAAACTTTTGCTAAGATTAACTCTCCCCAATCTCCTTGTATTTTATTATCACCTTTTAAAGCTTTTGTTAAATTTATAGCATCATTTGAGATTTGTTGATTTAATTCTTTTAGATTTTTTATCTCATTTAAAAGATAACTTCTTTGTTTTGTCTCTTCTGAATGAATATCATTTACTCTTTTTCCAAAACTATTTATTTGTTCTTTTAAAGGTGTAAGAATTTGATTTATATTTATAGTTGATTTTTTACTATTTTCATCAAAAAGCTTATTTGCTAAATTTTCAAATTCAACTTTCATTTTTTCTTTTGAATCTTCCAATAAAGCTATTTTTTCATCTAAACTTTGTTTTTTTATAAAAAAAGCCTCTTCTTTATTTAAAAGTTTTTGTTCATATAACTCTTTTTGATAAGAGATTTTTTCATGCAATGCTTGTAGTTTTTGATTAGCTTCCATACTTAAAGCTTGAAGTTTACCTTCATACTTAGTTTTTAAAAAAAGATATAAAATAGTAGAAAAAATAAAAGCTCCTAAAAAAAAGGAGCTTATTAATAAAAGATTTGCTTCACTCATCTATATTAAAATCATCTTTCATAGCTTCATTTAGATTATATGAAGAATAAACATCATAATCTAACTCTTTAAATCTCTCCACTAGTGGCGGATGCGAATAATAAAAGAAAATATATAAAGGATGAGATAAAGGAAATGATTTATTTTCATTTGCTAATTTTAAAAGAGCATTTACTAAATCATTTTTTGATTGCAAATTAGAACCAAACTCATCAGCAGCATATTCATTATGTCTTGAAATTAAAGAAATAAGAGGCATTAAGAAAAATGATAAGATAGGAGAAAATAGTAAAAATACTGCAATAATTGCATATGGTTCATTATTTAAAGAAAGACCTAAAAACAACTCATCATTTAAATTACCAAAAATAGCAAAAAATATAAACATTACTACACCCATAATTCCTATATTTTTAAGAATATCTCCATTTTTAAAATGTCCTAATTCATGTCCTAATACAACTAATAATTCATTGTGAGTTAATTTTTCAACTAAAGTATCAAATAAAACTACTCTTTTTGTACTTCCTAAACCACCAAAATAAGCATTTAATCTATTATCTCTTTTACTTGCATCAACTGAAAATACTCCACTACTTTTAAACCCTACTTCATCTAATAATTTTTCAATTTTTGCTTCTAATTCTTTATCTTTTAAAGGTTCAAATTTATCAAACATTTTATCTCTAATAATTGGATATAGCATATTAATTAAAATTATTACTGAAAAAATAAAAACAAATCCCCAAATCCACCATAAAGGTAAGTTTTCAATAATTAAAGCAATTCCAGCTATTACCAAACTTCCAAAAACTAAAAATAAAATTCCACTTTTTATTGTATCTTTAATAAAAAGTTGAGCTGTCATATTTGAAAAACCATATTTTTTATCTAAAGTAAATATCTTATAAAGTTCAAAAGGTAAAGCTAAAACCCAATTAATAATAATAAAAGCATCAATAAATAAAATAGCTTTTAACCATGCTTGTTCCACAACTATAATTGAATCTAAGGCTTTAAGAGCAAAACCTATCCAAACTATAAATAAAACAAAATCATAAAAAGTTGTTAATATAGATAACTTTTCTTTTTCTATACTATAATTTGCAGCTTCCACATATCTTGAATTATCCAAAATAATTGCTGGCATTTTTCTAGCTTTTGTTACAAAGCCTATTTGCATAAATGAAGTATATACATTTACTAAAAAATAAATACAATATGCAATTACAAAAACTTCTAACACATCTATCCTTTTAATATAATATTTTTAAATCATACACTCTTTGAACTTGTATTTGAGTAAAGATTTTTTTCTTAATTTTCTTTTTCTAATTCTTTAAATATTGAGTTTAATTTATCTAAAGTTTTATTTTCATCCGTAAAATACAAAATCTCATAATCTTTTGTAAAAGAGTCTTTTTTCCAATTTGCACTACCAAATAGTGCTGTTTTTTTATCAAAAATAGCCATTTTAATATGAAGTTTATTTGAAGTTAAAACTATATTAATACCCTCTCTCTTTAGGTACTTATACTGGGTTTTTTCTTCTTCATTTACTTTTTGTTTGTCTAAAATTACAGTAACTTTAACACCCTTTTTTGCTCTATCTTTTAAAGCTTTAGCAAGTTTTTTATAAGTAAAGTTATATACTGCTATATCAATACTTGAACTACTCTTTTCAATAAGTGTAATTAACTTATTTGTGGCTTCTTTTGACTCTTTAGGTAAAAAATAAAGCTGTGAGGAAAAAGATAAATTAAAAAATATAAAAAATAAAACTATAACTCTCAAACTAATCCTTTTTTATTGTTTTTGGTAGAGTAATTAGCATATTTACCCCCATATACTCTTTGTTATTATAAATAAAAGTTCTATTTTGTGCAAAAATAGTTCCACCTAGACTTTCTGTAATTAAGCTATAACTCATATAAAGACCTAAACCTGTACCTTGTGATTTGTTTTTAGTAGTAAAATATGGCTCGAAAATTTTATCTATAATATTATTTGAAATTCCTCCACCATTATCAGTTATATCTATAATTACTCTATCTTGTTCTTCTTTTATGGCAATTAATATTAATTTATCTTCTTTACAATTTTGATTTATTGCATCTTTTGAATTATTTAAAATATTAATTAAAACTTGAATAATTTCATTTTGACAACTAGAAATTTCAACATCTTCAAAGTTTTTTACCACATTTATTCTATGATTTTTTAAAGTTGCACCTAATAAATCTAAAGTATTTTCAATTGCAACTGAAATTTTAAAACTCTGTATATCCTTATCACCTTTTATATAGTTTTTAAAATCATCAATTGTATTTGAAAGATAAGTTGTACTTTTTAAAATAGCCTTTAAAGAATTATGCAGTAACTCATCATCTAATATATTTAATTCCCTTTGCAAAAGAAGCCCTGAAGAGGCTGTTGAAATAGCAGATAAAGGCTGTCTCCATTGGTGAGCAATATTTCCTATCATTTCTCCCATTGAAGCTAATTTACTTTGTTGAAAAAGAACTTTTTCTCTTTTTTTAGACTCTGATAAATCTACAAAAGATAAAACCTTTACAATCCCCTCTTCTAAAGTAATATCTTTAGTCATTGCTAAAACTTCTATTTCTGATTTATCCTCTTTTATAAATAAACTCTCTTCAGGTTTATTTTTAGTAAAAAAATCATGATGTGAAGCAGGAATAAACTCTTTTAATTTTTTACCTATTAATTCTTTTTTTGTTTTATATCCCAAAAGTTTAATAGCTTCTTTATTTACATCAACACAAAAACCATTTTTAGAGATAATCACCCCTTCTAAAATAGAATCTATAAATAATTGGATATTTTTATTTGATTTTTCAAGTCTCTTATTTACTTTTTTTAATCTAAAATTATAAATTATTGAAATAATAAAAATAATCAAAAAAGAAAGAACAATAATAAATAAAATTATCAAGGTTTGTTTATAATATTCATAAAAACTTAAAGGTTTATTTGCAATTTCAACTTTACTATCAAATTTATATTTAGAAATATCAATACCAAAATAGTTTAAAGCATCATAATCAAATACATATGAGTTTGTACCACTTAAGATTGTAAAAGGTTGTTTGCCCTCTAAAACTTCCAAAGCTAATTTAGCGGCTAAAGTTCCTTGTTTTTGACCATCTACCACATACCCACCAATTATTTTTCCACCTTTATTAAATACTTTTGCAGTGGAAATTATAGGGTTTTTATAAGCATTACTAATTCTTTGAATTGCCTCTTCCATAACGATTATATTATTAGAACTATCAACATATCTTGCTGTCATAATTAACATAGCCATAGAGTTATCATTTTTTGCACTTAGCTTTTTTGTAACGACATCAATATTTTTATCACTAATAAATTCATAAGGAATATCTAAAGTTTTAAATTCACTAATAACTAAATTTTTAAGAACTTCAAATGTAACAGAATCATCTCCTATTAAATAAAGTTTTTCTAAATTTGGATTAATTTTTTTTGCAACTTTATAGTTTATTAAAGGAGTCATTCTTTCATAAACACCTGTAATATCACTTTTTTTATAATCACTTAATACTTTTAAGTTATTTACACCTGAAAAAACAATTTTACTATCTGTAAAAATCTCATTTCTAAAATCTTTTAAAAAATTAATAGCATTATCATCTGTTGAGATAACTAAATCAATCTTTTTATTTGCATATTTATATTTTAATAGGGTTAAAAACTTATATTTATAAGTAATATCTGGATTATTTCTTTTAGTATCCATATATTCAATATAAATATCTATGTTTTTATTTAAACTTAAAGTATTAATTATTGCATCTACTTGTCTTTTTGTCCAAGAAAAAGAAGGATGATATGAATTTAATATCAATATATTTTTAGCAAACAAAACACTACTAAAAAACAAAAAAACTATTAAAATTTTTTTCATTCAAATACTTTAAATAACTCTTGTGGAATTTTTGAAGGTTTAAAATCTTTTAAAAAAGCTAATTTAAAATTTGCAGTAAATAATAAAGTATCTTCTTTATATATCTCTTGTAGCATCTCTATTGAAGCACTTTTCTTTTTGATTAAAGTAGTTTTTACTTCTAATAAATCAGCAAATTTTGCTGGCTTTATATATTTTGCTTCAACTTCTTTTACTACAAAAAACTCATTATCACTTATATGAGGAGATAACTCTTTTTGAAAAAACAACTCACTTCTTGCTCTTTCACAAAATTTTAAATAGTTGGCATAATAAACCACACCACCAACATCTGTATCCTCATAATAAACTCGTATTTTCACTTAATAAACCCCTTAAAATCGAAACTTATAATTTATTTATTAAAAAAAGGGACAAAAAAGGGAACGATTTTAGATAATTTATTAATTCTTTCTTCATCACTTTCTTTGATATATTTGGTATAAACTTTTAATGTTATAGAAACATCTTTATCACCTAACATTCTTGAAACCCAAAGTATATTTTGTCCGTCAGTTATCATACTACTTCCAAAAGTATGTCCTAAATTATATAGTTTTCTTTCTTTAACACCTATATTATTTAAAACTCTTAGCCATAATATCATGAGAATAAAAAGGTTTATGAGGACTTGATTTGTGTCTATATTTTTGGGGTCATTCCACTTCAAATTAAAAGAATTACCTAAAAAATTTCAAGAAAAAAGAAAAAAAATATATATGATTATTGGAAAAATACACGTTAGAAAATAATTTATTTCATGCTTTTGAATAATCAGTTATCATATAAATACTTTATTAAGATGAATATTTTAATATTAAGTAAATCATTAAAATTATAATTAATGACCATGAAAGTAATAGTGTGTGGAACATTCCACTTTCAACTTTTTTAATTATATCCTGAATATGAGATATTTTCATTTTTATTTCATTTTTATATAATGTTTTTAAATTTGTTTTATAAAATTTTTCCCAATAATTTATATTATTTTTAACGGACTCAACTAATTTTTTTTGAGTATTACTATACATTGTTAATAAGCAAGTAAATACAAAAAGACCTAAAAAAATCATAAATACTAGTGAACCAGGCGTATTATCTTTTATTTGAGCTGTACCAATTACAAAAGCTATAGGTAAAATAATTTGTTTTGTATGAATATCTCCAATCATAGAAGATAATTTTTCATTAATTTCTTGAATTCTTTTTTCGTAATCGTATTTTACTTTTTCTGTATTCAATTCTTCAATATATGCTCTTGTTATTATTTCATATTGTTGTATTAATCTTTCAAACTTCTTTATCACATCAATAAATGTAATTTCTTCTTCATTAAATGTATCTTCTATTGCTTTTTTCAAAAAAGTTGTTCTAATTTCTTTATCTAATTCATTTTTTGAATTAAATCTGTTATATGACATTTTAATAAGTGATAAAAGCTTTTTATCTAAATTATAAAGTATTTCAAAATCTAAAAAATTTTGTATTAATATTTTTTTCTTCTGTACTATTTCATAAGTTATTGTATGATTTATAGTATCTTTTTTATCAAGTGAAATTCTATTTAATAGAAGATCTAAATATTTGATAGTTTTATATGATTTTGTAAAATTATCTTTTTGTCCATCTAAAAATATTTTTAAATCTAGGAGAAATACTTCTTTCTTTTCTAATTCTAATTTATAATAACTTGGATATATTTTTATAAGCTCTTCATAATTAGCAAAAAAAATGATATTTTCATTTGAAAAAAAAATTTCAGGTATCAATACTTTATCATCACTAATCTCAATATCATTTATATTAAAATTAGAAAATAACGAAGTATCATTAATATTTGATATTTCTAATTTTAAACCTAAAATATCATCTATTAGCTTATAATTATAGCTTTTATTATTTAGAATCTTCTTGCATATCGATTTCAGCTTTAATTCCTTTTACTATATCTTTATCATTAATAGTAACTATATCTTTTTTATTATCAAAAGATATAATATCTCCAATAGATTTTTTTGAGAATTTAAGTAAAAAATCTTTTTGTTTATTCTCATACCTAATAATACCGTAATTACTCAATATTCTAGTATCCATTGTCTCTAGTTCTGGATTTACTTGAAAATTATTTTTTTCATCATAAATATATGAAATAAATTTTTCTGGATTTGATGGTTCAATAATATTTGCAATTGTTTCAGCTGTCATAAATTTTTCTTCTTTTTTTAGCTGCTTAACTTTTTGAATGAGTTCTTGAATTATTAATTGAATATCTTTATTTTGGATTTCATCTTCTTTAAGATAAGCACCAATTGCTTCTATCCATTTTTTTGTTTGTTCTCGTAAATCTCTTTTTGCATCTTTATCTGCACCCATAAATTTAATAAAATAATCAGGAATCTCTCTTATCCCTTTTAAAAATGTAATGTAATTGTCTTCTTTTTTTACGTATTTTGTAATATTTATTACACTTGCCATTGCCATTTTATCAATATTTAATGATAAAAATTGACTTAATTCAAGTGTTTTACTAATTGAATACTCTATTTTATTATTAAGTAAAGCAACAAATAAATATCTATAATTATTAGATGATTCATAGTCCATTACAATTAAATAACCTCCTGAAGACATTCTTTCTCCATCCATTTCTTCTTTTAAATCTTCTGTAATAACTTTACTAAATTTAAGAAAATCATATGTTGACTCTAATAATTTATTAATATTCTCTTGAAATCTAGGGGCTGATTCAGTTTTCTTAAAATTTGTATAAAACCTTGATTTACCATCAAAATAAGTCATTGCAAGTTTTTCAGAAAACCCTTCAACAGTTTGATTATTTATATCAAATAATTTATTTGAAAAATCAATAGTAGCTCTAGGAGAAGAATTTTGTTTACTTGCTTGTTCTTTATGAAGTATATGCACTACTACACTTTTAACTTTCATTAATATTCCTTTTCATTATTATATAAAATAATAACATTTTAAATATTTTTTATATATAAAATAGTTTAATTAAGCTCTTTAATATCTAGATACATCCAAGTAGTATCTTTTTCAGGTATAAAATCAAAACCAAAATCTTTATAAAATTTTACTAATTTTTCTTCTTTTTTTAATGGTTCTAAAATAATATATCTAATAGCAATATGATTAGACAATTCGTTTATTATAGATAGCATCTCTCTAAAGAGTTCTATTCCTAAAGTATAATTATCAGGTTCACAAGCAAATTTTCTATATTTATTATTTAAAATAAAATAATCTAGAACAGCTGATGGAATTTTTTTACCATTAACACTAATATTTC
This genomic window contains:
- a CDS encoding nucleoid-associated protein — its product is MKVKSVVVHILHKEQASKQNSSPRATIDFSNKLFDINNQTVEGFSEKLAMTYFDGKSRFYTNFKKTESAPRFQENINKLLESTYDFLKFSKVITEDLKEEMDGERMSSGGYLIVMDYESSNNYRYLFVALLNNKIEYSISKTLELSQFLSLNIDKMAMASVINITKYVKKEDNYITFLKGIREIPDYFIKFMGADKDAKRDLREQTKKWIEAIGAYLKEDEIQNKDIQLIIQELIQKVKQLKKEEKFMTAETIANIIEPSNPEKFISYIYDEKNNFQVNPELETMDTRILSNYGIIRYENKQKDFLLKFSKKSIGDIISFDNKKDIVTINDKDIVKGIKAEIDMQEDSK
- a CDS encoding YbgC/FadM family acyl-CoA thioesterase → MKIRVYYEDTDVGGVVYYANYLKFCERARSELFFQKELSPHISDNEFFVVKEVEAKYIKPAKFADLLEVKTTLIKKKSASIEMLQEIYKEDTLLFTANFKLAFLKDFKPSKIPQELFKVFE
- the rmuC gene encoding DNA recombination protein RmuC: MSEANLLLISSFFLGAFIFSTILYLFLKTKYEGKLQALSMEANQKLQALHEKISYQKELYEQKLLNKEEAFFIKKQSLDEKIALLEDSKEKMKVEFENLANKLFDENSKKSTININQILTPLKEQINSFGKRVNDIHSEETKQRSYLLNEIKNLKELNQQISNDAINLTKALKGDNKIQGDWGELILAKVLEQSGLRQGVEYTTQSSFNNNDGKRLRPDVIVHLPLNKDIVIDSKVSLNAYLNYTNSQTTEDKEKAIKELILSLKTHIKGLSSKKYEEIKEVRTLDFVLMFIPIEAAFLLAISKDNSLFKLAFENNIMLVSPSTLYVSLRTIENIWKLEYQNQNAELISKKAAALYDKFALFVKDIEEIGVHINRTSKAYESALNKLSTGKGNLLNRSQEFLDLGVKPNKQINTTNLLEI
- a CDS encoding phospholipase D-like domain-containing protein, which codes for MRVIVLFFIFFNLSFSSQLYFLPKESKEATNKLITLIEKSSSSIDIAVYNFTYKKLAKALKDRAKKGVKVTVILDKQKVNEEEKTQYKYLKREGINIVLTSNKLHIKMAIFDKKTALFGSANWKKDSFTKDYEILYFTDENKTLDKLNSIFKELEKEN
- a CDS encoding ATP-binding protein yields the protein MKKILIVFLFFSSVLFAKNILILNSYHPSFSWTKRQVDAIINTLSLNKNIDIYIEYMDTKRNNPDITYKYKFLTLLKYKYANKKIDLVISTDDNAINFLKDFRNEIFTDSKIVFSGVNNLKVLSDYKKSDITGVYERMTPLINYKVAKKINPNLEKLYLIGDDSVTFEVLKNLVISEFKTLDIPYEFISDKNIDVVTKKLSAKNDNSMAMLIMTARYVDSSNNIIVMEEAIQRISNAYKNPIISTAKVFNKGGKIIGGYVVDGQKQGTLAAKLALEVLEGKQPFTILSGTNSYVFDYDALNYFGIDISKYKFDSKVEIANKPLSFYEYYKQTLIILFIIVLSFLIIFIISIIYNFRLKKVNKRLEKSNKNIQLFIDSILEGVIISKNGFCVDVNKEAIKLLGYKTKKELIGKKLKEFIPASHHDFFTKNKPEESLFIKEDKSEIEVLAMTKDITLEEGIVKVLSFVDLSESKKREKVLFQQSKLASMGEMIGNIAHQWRQPLSAISTASSGLLLQRELNILDDELLHNSLKAILKSTTYLSNTIDDFKNYIKGDKDIQSFKISVAIENTLDLLGATLKNHRINVVKNFEDVEISSCQNEIIQVLINILNNSKDAINQNCKEDKLILIAIKEEQDRVIIDITDNGGGISNNIIDKIFEPYFTTKNKSQGTGLGLYMSYSLITESLGGTIFAQNRTFIYNNKEYMGVNMLITLPKTIKKD
- a CDS encoding site-specific integrase, with translation MILWLRVLNNIGVKERKLYNLGHTFGSSMITDGQNILWVSRMLGDKDVSITLKVYTKYIKESDEERINKLSKIVPFFVPFFNK
- a CDS encoding M48 family metallopeptidase translates to MLEVFVIAYCIYFLVNVYTSFMQIGFVTKARKMPAIILDNSRYVEAANYSIEKEKLSILTTFYDFVLFIVWIGFALKALDSIIVVEQAWLKAILFIDAFIIINWVLALPFELYKIFTLDKKYGFSNMTAQLFIKDTIKSGILFLVFGSLVIAGIALIIENLPLWWIWGFVFIFSVIILINMLYPIIRDKMFDKFEPLKDKELEAKIEKLLDEVGFKSSGVFSVDASKRDNRLNAYFGGLGSTKRVVLFDTLVEKLTHNELLVVLGHELGHFKNGDILKNIGIMGVVMFIFFAIFGNLNDELFLGLSLNNEPYAIIAVFLLFSPILSFFLMPLISLISRHNEYAADEFGSNLQSKNDLVNALLKLANENKSFPLSHPLYIFFYYSHPPLVERFKELDYDVYSSYNLNEAMKDDFNIDE
- a CDS encoding DMT family transporter — translated: MKKLQAYKVYILLALCVLFWSGNFVLGRFIKDDIQPLELAFFRWCFTFILLLPLTIKYINIKKCFFSIKNNFKILSILAILGITLFNTIVYLALKTTQATNALLINSIIPLLILILAHFILKSYISKMQILGIFVSTFGVIFLVLKGDFSTHIQFHQGDFWIIFSSITWASYSIFVKFKPKDLNHVELFISLVFLGLLYLTPLYFFQGYEIQREIYILKQYWPFFLYVSFFASILSFYFWNFAIEQIGAERTGQFTHLMPVFGAILAYIFLGETLEFYHIFGAIFIAIGIYLSLFLSKKI
- a CDS encoding molybdopterin molybdotransferase MoeA gives rise to the protein MRNFISYKQSLEILEKIVIKTPPIKKMFLTNALGYVIAQDIIADHNSPEFPTSAMDGYAIKAEDIKKEALKIIDKNPAGSVVESVVEHGVCIKTFTGSLMPKGSNTLIPIENVEVHEDKIKIIKEVSAGFAVREIGENYKKGEVLIKKGTIVGFAEIGVLASLNIVQVPVFENPTIAIASTGSEILDLGEEQTNEAQIRSSNHLTIEALCKKAGANTLQMGIVKDDIDSITNLLESSLLKADIVVTTGGVSVGDYDFVQDVIKDKLKAEVLFHGVTIKPGMHILAALKDGKLIIALPGFAYSSTVCAILYILPMIYKLKQANEKLPIVKAKILQDFPRRMPKTIFTACNVEYKEGIYQINFEGKKKGTSAILTNMLENPALLIQDEDSEDIKAGDMVDILLLNQLK